A genomic stretch from Narcine bancroftii isolate sNarBan1 chromosome 9, sNarBan1.hap1, whole genome shotgun sequence includes:
- the LOC138743469 gene encoding pantothenate kinase 3 isoform X4 gives MKIKDAKKPSFPWFGMDIGGTLVKLVYFEPIDITAEEEEEEVESLKSIRKYLVSNVAYGSTGIRDVHLELKDLMLCGRKGNLHFIRFPTHDLPTFIQMGRDKNFSTLHTILCATGGGAYKFEEEFRTIGNLQLHKLDELDCLVNGLLHIDSLSFNGQAECYYFENASDPEKCQKMPFNLDDPYPLLVVNIGSGVSILAVYSKDHYKRVTGTSLGGGTFLGLCCLLTGCETFDEALEMASKGDSTMADKLVRDIYGGDYERFGLPGWAVASSFGNMISREKRDLVSKEDLARATLVTITNNIGSIARMCALNEV, from the exons CATTCCCCTGGTTTGGGATGGATATTGGAGGAACATTGGTGAAACTGGTTTACTTTGAGCCCATTGATATAACTgctgaggaagaggaagaggaggtaGAAAGCCTAAAAAGTATTCGGAAGTATTTGGTGTCGAATGTTGCCTACGGGTCAACGGGCATCCGAGATGTTCATCTTGAACTCAAAGACTTGATGCTTTGTGGCCGCAAAGGAAATCTGCATTTTATCCGATTTCCTACACATGATCTACCTACCTTTATTCAGATGGGGAGAGACAAGAATTTTTCAACACTACACACAATACTTTGTGCCACTGGAGGTGGAGCTTATAAATTTGAAGAGGAATTTCGTACG ATTGGTAATCTGCAATTACACAAACTCGACGAACTGGATTGCCTGGTCAATGGCCTTTTGCACATTGATTCTCTCAGTTTTAATGGCCAGGCAGAATGTTACTACTTTGAGAATGCCTCTGATCCTGAGAAATGCCAGAAGATGCCTTTCAACCTTGATGACCCCTATCCTTTGCTTGTGGTCAACATCGGGTCAGGAGTCAGCATATTAGCTGTGTACTCAAAGGACCATTATAAAAGAGTAACTGGGACAAG TTTAGGAGGTGGAACCTTCCTGGGCCTCTGCTGTTTGCTTACAGGTTGTGAGACATTTGATGAAGCTCTTGAAATGGCTTCAAAAGGTGATAGCACTATGGCTGACAAGCTAGTGCGGGACATCTATGGAGGGGATTATGAACGATTTGGTTTGCCAGGATGGGCAGTAGCTTCCAG CTTTGGGAACATGATTTCCAGGGAGAAGCGCGATTTAGTTAGCAAAGAAGACCTAGCAAGAGCTACCCTAGTTACCATcacaaataacattggatccataGCCCGAATGTGTGCACTGAATGAGGTATAA